In Longimicrobiaceae bacterium, the DNA window GACGACGAGTGCCAGCAGCGAGGCGAGCAGCGTGAAGGCGAGACCGGCCAGCATGCGCCCGGAGACTAGCGCCGCCCCGTCCACCGGCGACGAACGGTTCAGGCGGTCGATCTGCCCCCGCCGGTCGCGCGCATGGCCCGCGTCCAGCGCCAGCGCGAACGTGGGCAGGAGCAGCAGGCCCAGGACGATGCCCGCCGCGACCAGCGCCGTGTCGGCCGAGAAGATGGGCTTGCGCCCGTCCAGCGTCAGCACGGCATAGCCCGCGCCGGGGCTGGGCACCAGCAGCGCGCAGACGGCGAGCACGGCGGCGAGCAGCACCGGCACGGCGGGATCGCGCACCCGCAGCCGCAGCTCGGTCCCCACCACCGCCGTGAGCACGGAAACCCGCCGGCCGAACGCGCTGCGTCCGCCGGCGGCACCCGATCCCGCGAGCACCGTCCGACCCGTGGCGGATGCCTGCGCGGTGGTCATCGGAGCGCCGGTTCGAGCGTCGTCACGGAGCCGCCGCTCACGCGGGCGACCGACGCGCCTCGCTCCGTCATCTCCTCCACGTGGTGCGTGGTGAGCAGGACGGTGCGCCCCTCCATCCCGTCGAACAGCAGGTCGGTGAGCGCCGCGCGCGCATCCGGGTCCACGCCCGCGAACGGCTCGTCCATCACGCACAGCGGCGCGCCCGTCTGCATGGCGTACGCGAAGCCCAGCCGCTGCAGCATGCCCTGGCTGTACGTTCCGGTCCGCATCTCCCCCGCCTTCCCCAGGCCCACCGCGCCCAGCCACTCGCGCGCCCGCTCGTCCGCCTCGCGCCGCGCCACCGCGCGCAGGCGCAGGAAGTAGACGAGGAACTCGCGCCCCGTGAGCTCCGGGTACGCGGTGAAGTTCTGCGGCATGAACGCCGCGCGCTCCAGGAACGCCGCGCGGTCCCGCACGTGGTCGTACGGGCCGAAACGGACGGTGCCCCCGGCCAGGGGATGCAGGCCGAAGACGGCACGCAGCAGCGTGGACTTGCCCGCGCCGTTGCGGCCCGTGAGCGCCGTGACGCCGGGCCCGAACGCCGCGCTCGCCGCCACCAGCAGCGGCGCGCCGTCCGGCGTCGCCAGCTCGATGCGGTCCAGGGTGAGGTCCAATGCGTCTCCTTACGCTTCCACGAGCCGGGCGCGCCGCACCTGCGTGAGGCGGGCGAAGAGGTCGTGCGTGACGGTGGCGTCGCCCGGCGCTGCAGCGTGCACCACGCGGCCGCGGTCCAGCACCACCAGGTGGTCCACCTCGGTCAGCAGCTCGCCGTTGTGGGCGATGACCACGATGGTGACCTGCCCGTGCAGCGCCCGGATGGCGGACTTGATCGCCCGCTCGCTCACCACGTCGAGCGACGCCGTGGCCTCGTCGAGGATGAGGATGCGGGGCCGCGCCGCCAGCGCCCGGGCCAGCGCGATCCGCTGCCTCTGCCCGCGCGAGAAGTTGCGCCCGCCCTCGTCCACCCCGGCCTCGTAGCCGCCGGGAAGGGAGTGCACGTGCTCGTGGATCTGCGCCGCGCGGGCTGCGCGCTCCACGTCGCCCTGCGTGACCCACTCGCGCCCGAACCCGATGTTCTCCGCCACGGTGCCCGCGAAGAGGAAGGGCTCCTGCGGCACCACGGCCACCTCGCGCCGCGAAGGCGGGGCCTCGCCCGGACCTTCGCCGGGGCCGGCCGCGAAGCGCAGCACGCCGGAGGCGGGGCGGTAGATGCCGCACAGCAGCCCGGCCACCGTGCTCTTGCCCGCGCCGCTCTCGCCCACGATGGCCGTCATGCGGCCCGCCGGGATCTCGAACGACACGTCCACCAGCGCGGGGTGCTCCGTGCCCGGATACCCGAAGCCCACCCCGTCCAGCACGTACCCGAACGGCGCCGCGCCCGAAGGCGAGGAGGCCGAGGCCGCGCCGTGGAGGACGGGCGGGAAGAGGGGGCCCGCGCCGGCAGCCGGGGCGGGGGAGAGCAGCGACTCGTGCTTCTCCAGCATCGCCCCTGCCTGCTGGAGCCTGCCCGCCAGCACGCCGATCTGGCTCACCGAGGCGACCAGCACCACGGCGTAGGTGATGTACGCCACCAGGTCGGCCACACCCAGCCGCCCCGTGCGCACCTCGGAGAGGCCGAACGCGAGCGTGCCGCAGATCACCACCGCGAATACGACCAGGCTCACCGGGT includes these proteins:
- a CDS encoding ABC transporter ATP-binding protein, which encodes MDLTLDRIELATPDGAPLLVAASAAFGPGVTALTGRNGAGKSTLLRAVFGLHPLAGGTVRFGPYDHVRDRAAFLERAAFMPQNFTAYPELTGREFLVYFLRLRAVARREADERAREWLGAVGLGKAGEMRTGTYSQGMLQRLGFAYAMQTGAPLCVMDEPFAGVDPDARAALTDLLFDGMEGRTVLLTTHHVEEMTERGASVARVSGGSVTTLEPALR
- a CDS encoding ABC transporter ATP-binding protein, coding for MNRVLRLLALTRGRRGEYGAAIAALTLGTIFFLSVPRNLGLLVAMLPHASDPRVGVRLYAPAMNIAALLMLQGVCTAVYGYLVANASERIANGLRAAFFRNLVSRPLDECSPRQLGEVASAFSSDLGVIQGGLSDTLISFLRHSIFTVGAIVALFFVDLRMTMISLGGVALIAVVILAFIRLATAAVVAVQRYRGRTVSLLLEAASNAYVIQAYDRVDYMDARFVERLDETFARVRRHLRLMTLMNPVSLVVFAVVICGTLAFGLSEVRTGRLGVADLVAYITYAVVLVASVSQIGVLAGRLQQAGAMLEKHESLLSPAPAAGAGPLFPPVLHGAASASSPSGAAPFGYVLDGVGFGYPGTEHPALVDVSFEIPAGRMTAIVGESGAGKSTVAGLLCGIYRPASGVLRFAAGPGEGPGEAPPSRREVAVVPQEPFLFAGTVAENIGFGREWVTQGDVERAARAAQIHEHVHSLPGGYEAGVDEGGRNFSRGQRQRIALARALAARPRILILDEATASLDVVSERAIKSAIRALHGQVTIVVIAHNGELLTEVDHLVVLDRGRVVHAAAPGDATVTHDLFARLTQVRRARLVEA